Proteins encoded by one window of Modestobacter marinus:
- a CDS encoding response regulator — MTIRVVLVDDQAMVRTGLRMVLAAEPDLEVVGEAADGAEGVRVVAELRPDVVLMDVRMPGVDGLEAARRILAQQLPTRVVVLTTFDQDEYVAAALRAGVSGFLLKVAPPEDLVAAVRTVAAGQGLLDPAVTLRVIESFAAAPAPDPVRAGQLAQLTERETDVLELLATGLSNAEIAGRLYLGEATVKTHVSRVLLKLGLRDRVQAVAFAYESGLVTPGR; from the coding sequence ATGACGATCCGGGTGGTGCTCGTCGACGACCAGGCCATGGTCCGCACCGGGCTGCGGATGGTCCTGGCCGCCGAACCCGACCTCGAGGTCGTCGGGGAGGCGGCCGACGGGGCCGAGGGGGTGCGGGTGGTGGCCGAGCTGCGGCCCGACGTCGTCCTGATGGACGTCCGGATGCCGGGGGTGGACGGGCTGGAGGCCGCCCGCCGGATCCTCGCCCAACAGCTGCCGACCAGGGTGGTCGTCCTGACCACCTTCGACCAGGACGAGTACGTGGCCGCCGCGCTGCGGGCCGGGGTGAGCGGCTTCCTGCTCAAGGTGGCCCCGCCGGAGGACCTGGTGGCCGCCGTGCGCACGGTCGCGGCCGGACAGGGGCTGCTGGACCCCGCGGTCACCCTGCGCGTCATCGAGTCGTTCGCGGCCGCGCCGGCCCCGGACCCGGTGCGGGCCGGGCAGCTGGCCCAGCTGACGGAGCGGGAGACCGACGTCCTGGAGCTGCTGGCCACCGGCCTGTCCAACGCCGAGATCGCCGGCCGGCTGTACCTGGGTGAGGCGACGGTGAAGACGCACGTCAGCCGGGTGCTGCTCAAGCTGGGCCTGCGCGACCGGGTGCAGGCGGTCGCGTTCGCCTACGAGAGCGGCCTGGTCACCCCCGGCCGGTGA
- a CDS encoding Na(+)/H(+) antiporter subunit C has product MTPTIVLPIVIGGLYTAGVYLLLDRSLTRVILGFILLGNATNLLLLSASGPAALAPVFGYAEAEEMSDPLPQALVLTAIVITFGVTAFLLAMVHRSWRLVRQEVIEIDEEDRRVASREGQDADDIDPGELPPEDRPAGKGNTLHSDVDVEAQLAQRYAGIPSDDVTFPPTRGAQS; this is encoded by the coding sequence ATGACCCCCACCATCGTGCTGCCGATCGTGATCGGTGGCCTCTACACCGCAGGGGTCTACCTGCTGCTGGACCGCAGCCTCACCCGGGTGATCCTCGGCTTCATCCTGCTGGGCAACGCCACGAACCTGCTGCTGCTGTCCGCGAGCGGGCCGGCGGCGCTGGCGCCGGTCTTCGGGTACGCGGAGGCGGAGGAGATGAGCGACCCGCTGCCGCAGGCGCTGGTGCTCACCGCCATCGTCATCACCTTCGGCGTCACCGCCTTCCTGCTGGCGATGGTGCACCGCTCCTGGCGGCTGGTCCGCCAGGAGGTCATCGAGATCGACGAGGAGGACCGCCGGGTCGCCAGCCGGGAGGGGCAGGACGCCGACGACATCGACCCCGGCGAGCTCCCGCCGGAGGACCGGCCGGCCGGGAAGGGCAACACCCTGCACTCGGACGTGGACGTCGAGGCACAGCTCGCCCAGCGCTACGCGGGGATCCCCTCCGACGACGTGACCTTCCCGCCGACCCGGGGGGCGCAGTCGTGA
- a CDS encoding Na+/H+ antiporter subunit A produces MGLLLLLHLLAAVGAPLLVRWWGRQAFLALALVPAAAFGWVLTRLGTVVGGGEVRETLSWIPALDLQIALRLDALALTFAALVTGVGALVLVYCARYFEDDEEGVGRFAGVMTAFAGSMLGLVLADDVLVLYVFWELTTVFSFLLIGGSGAKLAGRRAASQALLLTTAGGLAMLVGLLMISAASGSRLLSEIVLDPGSGPVMVAGTMLVLAGAVTKSAMVPFHFWLPAAMEAPTPVSAYLHAAAMVKAGIYLVARLAPGLADVPGWRPVVLGLGVATMLIGGWRSLRQNDLKLLLAFSTVSQLGFLITMVGAGSQELAAAGLAMTIAHALSKSTLFLSVGVIDHATGVRDLRLLSGLGRRMPALAVIATLAAASLVGLPPFLGFVGKEAAFTALWEGGLPDRVSAVVVLVGLVLGSVFTAAYCARYLWGAFARKPELPETAPAELEHHPGPLFLAAPAVLALAGLAAGPASPLLDHLVAAYAETLPLIAPESEHLALWHGLQPALALSAVTLLGGAAIFALRSQFTRLQHRLAVGASADESYWNTLQGLDRIAVLVTGTTQRGSLPTYLGTILVVVLLVPGLVLLARTPWPDEWRAWDTPLQALVGAVVLGAAVLTVRIRQRLSAVLAVGVTGYGLALLFVLHGAPDLALTQFLVETLSLVVFVLVLRKLPKDIGERHRPAERTVRAVIAVCVGLVMAGAGAAALGARTATPVSTEIPELALEEGHGQNVVNVILVDIRAWDTLGELSVLVVAATGVASLVFLRHRTGAVDRATAEETSGDGGDARRAPREQWLSASSTLAPQRRSVVLEVATRFLFHTIVVFSLFLLFSGHNDPGGGFAGGLVAGLALVLRYLAGGRYELGEAAPVPPGLLLGGGLVFAGGTGLAALVLGGAVLESAYLEADLPVLGHASLPTALFFDIGVYLIVVGLVLDILRSLGAEQDRQEDEEDPVDAAPEEVIVR; encoded by the coding sequence TTGGGCCTGCTGCTCCTGCTCCACCTGCTCGCCGCGGTCGGCGCGCCGCTGCTCGTGCGGTGGTGGGGACGGCAGGCGTTCCTGGCCCTCGCCCTGGTGCCCGCGGCCGCCTTCGGGTGGGTGCTGACCCGGCTGGGCACCGTCGTCGGCGGGGGAGAGGTCCGCGAGACGCTCTCCTGGATCCCGGCGCTGGACCTGCAGATCGCGCTGCGGCTGGACGCGCTGGCGTTGACCTTCGCCGCCCTGGTCACCGGGGTCGGCGCGCTCGTGCTGGTCTACTGCGCGCGCTACTTCGAGGACGACGAGGAGGGCGTCGGCCGGTTCGCCGGCGTGATGACCGCCTTCGCCGGGTCGATGCTCGGCCTGGTGCTGGCCGACGACGTGCTGGTGCTCTACGTCTTCTGGGAGCTCACCACCGTCTTCTCGTTCCTGCTGATCGGCGGCTCGGGGGCCAAGCTGGCCGGACGGCGGGCGGCCAGCCAGGCGCTGCTGCTCACCACCGCCGGCGGCCTGGCGATGCTCGTCGGGCTGCTGATGATCTCCGCGGCCAGCGGCAGCCGGCTGCTGTCGGAGATCGTCCTGGACCCGGGCAGCGGCCCGGTGATGGTGGCCGGCACGATGCTGGTCCTGGCCGGCGCGGTCACCAAGTCGGCGATGGTGCCCTTCCACTTCTGGCTGCCCGCCGCGATGGAGGCGCCCACCCCGGTCAGCGCCTACCTGCACGCCGCGGCCATGGTGAAGGCCGGCATCTACCTGGTCGCCCGGCTCGCCCCCGGCCTGGCCGACGTCCCCGGCTGGCGGCCGGTCGTGCTCGGGCTCGGCGTGGCCACCATGCTGATCGGCGGCTGGCGCTCGCTGCGGCAGAACGACCTCAAGCTGCTGCTGGCCTTCAGCACCGTCAGCCAGCTCGGCTTCCTGATCACCATGGTCGGCGCCGGCAGCCAGGAGCTGGCCGCGGCCGGGCTGGCGATGACCATCGCGCACGCGCTGAGCAAGTCGACGCTGTTCCTCTCCGTCGGCGTGATCGACCACGCGACCGGGGTGCGCGACCTGCGGTTGCTCTCCGGGCTCGGCCGGCGGATGCCCGCCCTCGCCGTCATCGCCACCCTCGCCGCCGCCAGCCTGGTCGGGTTGCCCCCGTTCCTGGGCTTCGTGGGCAAGGAGGCGGCGTTCACCGCACTGTGGGAGGGCGGCCTGCCCGACCGGGTCAGCGCCGTCGTCGTCCTGGTCGGCCTGGTGCTCGGGTCGGTGTTCACCGCCGCCTACTGCGCCCGCTACCTGTGGGGCGCCTTCGCGCGGAAGCCGGAGCTGCCCGAGACCGCCCCGGCGGAGCTCGAGCACCACCCCGGGCCGCTGTTCCTCGCGGCGCCGGCCGTCCTGGCGCTCGCCGGGCTGGCGGCCGGCCCGGCCAGCCCGTTGCTGGACCACCTGGTGGCCGCCTACGCCGAGACGCTGCCGCTGATCGCCCCCGAGTCCGAGCACCTGGCGCTGTGGCACGGCCTGCAGCCGGCCCTCGCGCTCTCCGCGGTCACCCTGCTCGGTGGCGCCGCGATCTTCGCGCTCCGGTCGCAGTTCACCCGGCTGCAGCACCGGCTGGCCGTGGGCGCCTCCGCCGACGAGAGCTACTGGAACACCCTGCAGGGCCTGGACCGGATCGCCGTCCTGGTGACCGGGACGACGCAGCGCGGGTCGCTGCCGACCTACCTGGGCACGATCCTCGTCGTCGTCCTGCTGGTGCCGGGGCTGGTGCTGCTGGCCCGCACCCCGTGGCCGGACGAGTGGCGCGCCTGGGACACCCCGCTGCAGGCGCTGGTCGGCGCGGTGGTGCTGGGCGCGGCCGTGCTGACGGTGCGGATCCGGCAGCGGCTGTCCGCGGTGCTCGCCGTCGGGGTCACCGGCTACGGGCTGGCCCTGCTGTTCGTGCTGCACGGCGCCCCGGACCTGGCGCTCACCCAGTTCCTGGTCGAGACGTTGAGCCTCGTCGTCTTCGTGCTCGTGCTTCGCAAGCTGCCCAAGGACATCGGTGAGCGCCACCGGCCCGCCGAGCGGACCGTGCGTGCCGTGATCGCCGTCTGCGTCGGCCTGGTGATGGCCGGGGCGGGGGCGGCGGCGCTCGGCGCCCGGACGGCCACCCCGGTGTCGACGGAGATCCCCGAGCTCGCTCTCGAGGAGGGCCACGGGCAGAACGTGGTCAACGTGATCCTCGTGGACATCCGTGCCTGGGACACCCTGGGCGAGCTGTCGGTGCTGGTCGTGGCGGCGACCGGGGTGGCCAGCCTGGTCTTCCTGCGGCACCGCACCGGGGCTGTCGACCGGGCGACCGCCGAGGAGACGTCCGGCGACGGTGGCGACGCGCGGCGGGCGCCGCGGGAGCAGTGGCTGTCGGCGTCGTCCACGCTCGCGCCGCAGCGCCGGTCGGTGGTGCTGGAGGTCGCCACCCGTTTCCTCTTCCACACGATCGTCGTCTTCTCGCTGTTCCTGCTCTTCTCCGGCCACAACGACCCCGGTGGCGGCTTCGCCGGTGGGCTGGTGGCCGGGCTCGCCCTCGTCCTGCGCTACCTCGCCGGCGGTCGCTACGAGCTCGGTGAGGCCGCCCCGGTGCCGCCGGGCCTGCTGCTGGGCGGCGGCCTGGTGTTCGCCGGCGGCACCGGACTCGCCGCGCTCGTGCTCGGCGGCGCGGTGCTGGAGTCGGCCTACCTGGAGGCCGACCTGCCGGTGCTGGGACACGCCAGCCTGCCGACCGCGCTGTTCTTCGACATCGGCGTCTACCTGATCGTGGTCGGCCTCGTCCTGGACATCCTGCGCAGCCTCGGTGCCGAGCAGGACCGCCAGGAGGACGAGGAGGACCCGGTCGACGCCGCTCCCGAGGAGGTGATCGTGCGATGA
- a CDS encoding sensor histidine kinase — protein MPRWDVRSAGRWVWPGVGLLIGGMAVLESALDDFLGQGMALAVPGVAVGLLLVCCPRWPAAAALLGSASVLGNFALDSPGPGGAQLIGMAVLVGHAAAVLSARRGALVAAAATLLVLVAGLLFSPSPWEGFFYLLVTGVAWGVGALVRQSRQRSRELEVLAARLAAQQETVATAAAVAERARIAREVHDSVAHSVSVMVLQMGGLRRLLPDQPQAQEVLLGLERLGREAVDEMRRVVGVLREHPDGAPAPQPSLSRLDAVLDELRAGGVPIELTVTGAPAELPPLVDVSAVRVVQEALSNVVRHAGGAATCVEVAHRADRVTVTVTDDGRPRVAPSADRPDPAPGGHGQLHMRERVAVAGGSLEVGPLRGGGYRVRATFPVPRSARPQEVR, from the coding sequence ATGCCGCGCTGGGACGTCCGCTCCGCCGGCCGCTGGGTCTGGCCGGGTGTCGGCCTCCTCATCGGCGGCATGGCCGTGCTGGAGTCGGCGCTCGACGACTTCCTCGGCCAGGGCATGGCGCTGGCGGTGCCCGGCGTGGCGGTCGGGCTGCTGCTGGTCTGCTGCCCGCGCTGGCCGGCCGCCGCCGCCCTGCTGGGCTCGGCCTCGGTGCTCGGCAACTTCGCGCTGGACTCCCCGGGGCCGGGCGGTGCCCAGCTCATCGGCATGGCCGTGCTGGTCGGCCACGCCGCCGCGGTGCTCTCGGCCCGGCGGGGCGCCCTGGTCGCCGCGGCGGCGACGCTGCTGGTCCTGGTGGCCGGCCTGCTGTTCTCGCCGTCGCCGTGGGAGGGCTTCTTCTACCTGCTGGTCACGGGCGTCGCCTGGGGGGTCGGGGCTCTCGTCCGGCAGTCCCGGCAGCGGTCCCGGGAGCTGGAGGTGCTGGCCGCCCGGCTGGCCGCCCAGCAGGAGACGGTGGCGACGGCGGCGGCGGTGGCCGAACGGGCCCGGATCGCCCGGGAGGTGCACGACTCGGTGGCTCACTCGGTGAGCGTGATGGTGCTGCAGATGGGCGGCCTGCGCCGGCTGCTGCCCGACCAGCCGCAGGCCCAGGAGGTGCTGCTGGGCCTCGAACGCCTCGGCCGGGAGGCGGTGGACGAGATGCGCCGGGTGGTCGGCGTGCTCCGCGAGCACCCGGACGGCGCCCCCGCTCCGCAGCCGTCGCTGTCCCGGCTGGACGCCGTACTGGACGAGCTCCGGGCCGGTGGTGTGCCGATCGAGCTGACCGTCACCGGGGCGCCGGCGGAGCTGCCGCCGCTGGTCGACGTCTCCGCCGTCCGGGTCGTGCAGGAGGCGCTGTCCAACGTGGTCCGGCACGCCGGCGGCGCCGCCACCTGCGTCGAGGTCGCCCACCGCGCCGACCGGGTCACGGTGACGGTGACCGACGACGGCCGGCCGCGGGTGGCGCCCTCGGCGGACCGGCCCGACCCCGCGCCGGGCGGGCACGGGCAGCTGCACATGCGGGAGCGGGTCGCCGTCGCCGGCGGGAGCCTGGAGGTCGGACCGCTGCGCGGTGGCGGCTACCGGGTGCGGGCGACGTTCCCCGTGCCCCGCTCGGCCCGGCCGCAGGAGGTGCGATGA
- a CDS encoding Na+/H+ antiporter subunit D, translating to MTEVLAPLPVLLPLLGAAATLLVGRHPQLQRAVSILVLTAVVAVSVALLFIADANGAAAIAVGDWPVPVAIMLVVDRLSALMLVVASTVGLGVLVFAVGQGTADGDEDTPLSIFHPTFLVLIAGVSYAFLAGDLFNLYVGFEVLLTSSYVLLTLGGSAPRIRAGITYVVVSLLSSLLFLASIALVYAATGTVNMAQLSLRIAELPDGTQLLLHGLLLIAFSIKAAVFPLSAWLPDSYPTAPAPVTAVFAGLLTKVGVYAIIRTQTLLFPDGALDDLLMWAALATMLIGILGAVAQSDIRRTLSFTLVSHIGYMVFGIALASAAGLAGAIFYVVHHIAIQTTLFLVAGLIERRGGTMATGRLGGLATASPLLAVLFFIPAMNLAGIPPFSGFIGKVGLLGAGIADGGWAAYVLVGGAVVTSLLTLVAMSRIWTRAFWRPRAQSASADTAAAAAHDAGPDVGPDDDPTGADEPADDDFVTEAPAGATSTTEARQTGRRGAWARHVAVATAAPAGGEGRPRGGDEDREPSLQPLPAVMTAATGVMVALTVGLTVVAGPLYGLTTRAAEDLRDRLPYIEAVYGEQAP from the coding sequence GTGACCGAGGTGCTCGCACCGTTGCCGGTGCTGCTGCCGCTGCTCGGCGCGGCCGCCACCCTGCTGGTGGGTCGCCACCCCCAGCTGCAGCGGGCGGTCAGCATCCTGGTGCTCACCGCCGTGGTGGCCGTGTCGGTCGCCCTGCTGTTCATCGCCGACGCCAACGGGGCCGCGGCGATCGCCGTCGGCGACTGGCCGGTCCCGGTGGCGATCATGCTGGTGGTCGACCGGCTCTCGGCGCTGATGCTGGTGGTCGCCAGCACCGTGGGGCTCGGGGTCCTGGTGTTCGCGGTCGGCCAGGGCACGGCCGACGGCGACGAGGACACCCCGCTGTCGATCTTCCACCCGACGTTCCTGGTGCTCATCGCCGGCGTGAGCTACGCGTTCCTGGCCGGCGACCTGTTCAACCTCTACGTCGGCTTCGAGGTGCTGCTGACCTCCAGCTACGTGCTGCTGACCCTGGGCGGTTCGGCGCCGCGGATCCGGGCCGGCATCACCTACGTGGTGGTCAGCCTGCTGAGCTCGCTGCTGTTCCTGGCCTCCATCGCCCTCGTCTACGCGGCGACCGGCACGGTGAACATGGCCCAGCTGTCGCTGCGGATCGCCGAGCTGCCCGACGGGACGCAGCTCCTGCTGCACGGCCTCCTGCTCATCGCCTTCAGCATCAAGGCGGCGGTCTTCCCGCTGTCGGCCTGGTTGCCCGACAGCTACCCCACCGCCCCGGCCCCGGTCACCGCGGTGTTCGCCGGGCTGCTCACCAAGGTCGGGGTCTACGCGATCATCCGCACCCAGACCCTGCTGTTCCCGGACGGCGCCCTGGACGACCTGCTGATGTGGGCCGCGCTGGCCACCATGCTGATCGGCATCCTCGGCGCCGTCGCGCAGAGCGACATCCGCCGGACGCTGTCCTTCACGCTGGTCAGCCACATCGGCTACATGGTCTTCGGCATCGCCCTCGCCTCGGCCGCCGGCCTGGCCGGTGCAATCTTCTACGTGGTCCACCACATCGCCATCCAGACGACGCTGTTCCTGGTCGCCGGCCTGATCGAACGGCGCGGCGGGACGATGGCCACCGGCCGGCTGGGCGGGCTGGCCACGGCCTCCCCACTGCTGGCCGTGCTCTTCTTCATCCCGGCGATGAACCTGGCCGGCATCCCGCCGTTCTCCGGCTTCATCGGCAAGGTGGGGCTGCTCGGCGCCGGGATCGCCGACGGGGGCTGGGCCGCCTACGTGCTGGTGGGCGGCGCGGTGGTCACCAGCCTGCTGACCCTCGTGGCGATGTCCCGGATCTGGACCCGGGCCTTCTGGCGCCCGCGGGCGCAGTCGGCGTCCGCGGACACGGCCGCGGCGGCGGCCCACGACGCAGGCCCCGACGTCGGCCCTGACGACGACCCCACCGGGGCGGACGAGCCGGCCGACGACGACTTCGTCACCGAGGCGCCCGCCGGTGCGACCTCCACGACCGAGGCCCGGCAGACGGGCCGCCGGGGCGCCTGGGCGCGGCACGTGGCCGTGGCCACGGCAGCGCCCGCGGGCGGCGAGGGTCGGCCGCGCGGTGGTGACGAGGACCGGGAGCCCTCCCTGCAGCCGCTGCCGGCGGTGATGACCGCCGCCACCGGGGTGATGGTGGCCCTCACGGTCGGCCTCACCGTGGTCGCCGGTCCGCTGTACGGGCTGACGACTCGGGCCGCGGAGGACCTGCGGGACCGGCTGCCCTACATCGAGGCCGTCTACGGCGAGCAGGCCCCCTGA